A stretch of DNA from Saccharospirillum mangrovi:
CAGTGCCCGGCCTTCGTCGTCGTTACCCGGATACCCACCGACCGGATAGAGCGCATCCGGCGCCAGCGCCACAAAACCCGACTTAGCCAGGCGGCGCGCGACGTCTTCGATGTACGGATTCAAACCGCGGTTTTCGTGCACCACCAGCACCACCGGGCCGGTATCGGCCAGACCCGTCGGCACCACCAGATAGCCACGGGCTTCGCCGTAGCCCTGCGGCGACGGGTAAGTGACGTAACTGGCGAGGATGTCCGGGTCGTTAAACGACACCTGTTCAGCCTCGGCGTAGTTGGGCATTAAAGCGGCGGTCAGCGTACTGAGCGCAAAACCGGCGGCGGTGAGCGTCATCAAGCGGTTCATAAAGGTACGGCGGTCGATCAGGCCGTGGGCGTATTCGTCGTACCAGTCGAAGGCTTCTTGCGGAATGGGTCGGTCGGTTGTCGTGGTTCGAGCGGGAGCGTGAGTGGACATGCGAGTTCTCCTGGAGCAACAACATGAATGGACGGGATGGCCAAACAATGTCGGGTGCGGGCAGCCCGAACGGCGCGTCCCCTGGAAGAGAGCATCGAAGCACCAGTGTAGCGGCAGTTGAAGCCCTGCTTGTGTAAAGTCGAGACGCTATTCCGGCGCGGGCCGATGCTGGGTGCCTTCGCCAGCGGTGATGAACAGCAAAGTACAGCCGGCCTCGCTGTATGCGTGATGCCAGATACCTTGCGGCACCACGACCAAGGCGCCCAACCGATCCAGCGCAAGATGTTCTGCGCCGTCCGGGTGCTCCAGTACAAACGTTGCCGAACCCGCCAATAAACAGATGATTTCGTCGCCGTTAGGGTGCATTTCCGACTGCGCCCAGCGGCCGGAAAACGAGTGCTGGGTAACCAAAAATTCATGGTGGAAATCACCCAGCGCGCCCTGCGCCAGGCGCGGCCAGAAATCGTCGTTCAATGGCAACGCTTCTACGGTTGCATTACTGCGCAGCCGCAGCGCGGTGGTGTCGAGTGTTTGAGTGACCTGTGCCATCTGTCGCTCCTGCGTTAAACCACCAAACCCAGACCGCCCATCGTCGATAGCCGAACCTGATCGAATTCGCCGGTCAACAACGGCATGGCTTCGTTGATGGCAGCGCGCACCTCAGGCAATTGCAGCGACGCCTCATGGTGCTCGCTGGACAACCAGACTTCCGTCACCCAGATCGTTTCCAGTGCGTCCGCCTGTTGGTTGATCACGTACAGCAGGCAGCCCACTTCACTCAGGGCGTCCAGATTGCGGTTAAGGATTTCAATTACCCGGTCCGCTTCACCGGGCTTGGCGACCAACTTACCGTAGAGTCCAAAGTACATGGGCTTGTCCTCGTTGTGTTTTATTGCCGTTGTCCTTCCAGCCGTTGTTCGGATCGATTGATCAAAGAATAGTCCCCGAGCCGCCGCTGGAATACAACGCTGCCGACTGGTCAGTGCGCGCACTTACCGGTAGAGTGCGCCTTCTGTTGTATTCACCTCGAACCGCCATGTTGAAACGTCTGCGGCATTCCACACACCACGCCGTCACCTTTACCCGTTACGCTCTGGTAGCCAGCGCCATTTCCGTTATCGACGCTGGTGGCCTGTATGCCTTGCACGAAGGACTGGGGCTGAACGTCTTCGTATCGCGGTTCTGTTCTTACCTGGCCGCCATCACCACCGGCTATTTCCTCAACCGACGTTTTACCTTTCACAACCATCAGCGGGTGCACCGGCTGCGGGTTGAACTGGCCCGCTACTATGGCGTGCATTCGACCGGCGGTCTGATCAACTACGGCATCTTCAGCCTGACGCTGCTTGTCGGCCACCATCTGCATTTGCCGCCGAGCTGGGATTATTGGCTACCGCTGTTCGGCGTCTGGCTCGGTGGCGTAGCCGGCATGTGCTTCAACTACACCCTGTCGCACAAACTGATCTTCCGTCGCCAACCCCATTAGCCAGCTTCATTAGCCAACCTCTTTAGCCAAATCAGCCAAAAAACTCCGCTTGACTCGACGGTCAAAATACATACCGTACTAGTACATGAGTACATCATCCGACTTACCCGATTACAAAGCCGAACTGCTCGACTACCTGCTCGCCATCAACGACGCCCAAACGCTGGACGCCGCTCTGGAAAGCCTGCTGACACCGGCCGAATACGTTGAGATCACCAAGCGCCTGCAAATCTTCAAGATGCTGCGCGCGGGCATTCCACAACGCAAAATTGCCGAGACGCTGGGTGTCGGCATTGCCACCGTATCGCGCGGCGCCCGGGCGCTGCACGACGATCACTGAATTCAGGAACGCTTTTATGCCGAACCGTCCCCAACCGTTCGAGTTGCCGCGCAAACCGCAGTACATCAAGCTCGCGGCCGACTGCGATTTCTTCGAACTGTTCAAAAAAATCGAGAAGCGATTCGATACCTGTTTCATGCTCGAATCTCTGGGCGAAGACAGCCACATCTCGCGTTATTCCATCATCGGATTCGACCCGGAACACATCCTCTACGCCAACGGCCGCACGCTGAGCATTGAAGACCGCAACGGCCAGCGCACCGATTACGACAGCGACAACCCCTACCAACTGCTGCGCGACATCATGCCGCAGAACATCATCTCCCGACGTTACGCCGGCGGTTTAACCGGCTACCTCGGTTACGATGCGATGCAATATTTCGAACCGACGTTAACGTTGAAACACAACGACGATTTCGACACCTTTCGCTTCGGCTTGTACAAAGACGGTTTGATTCTCGACAAGATGACCGGCGAAGTTATCTACTTCCACTACGGCGACAGCCGGGTCGAATTTTTGCAAAACCTGATCGACGCCGACTACGAAGGCAACGGCCCGCTGAGCATCGAACTGGAAGGCGACACCATGAGCCAGGCCGAACACGCCGCCGCCGTCGCCAAAGTGAAAAACGACATCATCAACGGCAAGATTTTCCAGTGCGAAGTCGGCTTCAAAAAACGCCTGAAACTGAAAGGCGACACCATCAACATTTATCAACAACTGCGCGAAGTTAACCCATCGCCGCAGATGTATTACGTCAAGTTCGGCGAACAAAAACTGATCGGTGCCAGCCCGGAGTTACTGTTCCGCTTGCGCCAGGGCGAAATGGAAACCTTCCCGCTCGCCGGCACCACCAAACGCGGCAACAACGAACAGGAAGACACCCAATACGCGCGCGCGCTGTTGAACGATCCGAAAGAAATTGCCGAGCACAACATGATTGTCGATCTGCACCGCAACGACATCGGTCGCGTCGCCCGTTTCGGCACAGTAAAAGTGCGCTCGTTAATGGACATCAAACGCTTTAGCCACGTGCAACATATTTCCAGCGAGATCGTCGGCATCATCGATGACGACGAAGATATGTTCAGCGCCCTGGCGAGTAACTTCCCGGCGGGTACCTTAACCGGCGCGCCGAAAATTGAAGCGATGAAAATTATCGACGGTCTGGAAACCGATGGCCGCGGGCCATACGGCGGTGGCGTCGGACATTTCTCGTTCAATGGCGACTGCACCTTCGCCATTCCGATTCGCACCGTCTTTGCCAATGGCGAACGCGCTTATGTACAAACCTGCGGCGGTAATGTGTACGACAGCAACGCCGAGGATGAATACGAAGAAATCCGCCGCAAATTCGCCGGCACCAAACTGGCGTTGGATCCCTTTATTACCGGAGCCGAGAAATGAAGGTTTTAATCATCGACAATTACGACTCCTTCACCTACAACCTCTATCAGTTTATCGGTGAGATTTTGCTGGCGGCGCAACGCAAAAACCAAGTCGATTCATTCGATGTCATCGTCAAACGCAACGACGAAATCAGCCTCGCCGAAGTGCGTGATTTAAACCCCGACCGCATCATCATTTCGCCCGGCCCCGGCTCGCCGGATGACGAACGTTACTTCGGCGTATGCGCGCAAGTCATCACCGAACTCGGCCCAACCATTCCGCTGTTGGGTGTTTGTCTGGGCATGCAAGGCATCGTGCACTGCTTTGGCGGCAAGGTCGTTCTGGCGCCGTTGCCGATGCACGGTAAAATCAGCCCGATTACGCACGGCGGCGATTCGGTTTTTGCCGGCGTACCGGACCAACTCGAAGTGATGCGTTACCACTCGTTAATTGCCGAAGCCGCCACCCTGCCCGACTGTTTAATGGTCACCGCCGCCGTTGGCGACTTAACCGCCGATCAATTTCACGACCGCGAGGCATTCAGCAGCGCCGGCGATTTTGAATTGATGGGTGTGCGCCACCGCGACTATCCGATTCACGGCATTCAGTTCCATCCGGAATCTTTTGCAACCGAAGGTGGCAAAGAGATGCTGGCAAACTTTGTGTTACCAGCGTGACTGTTTGACGCACTTTCAACCGATTATTTTCATCGCTGAAATTCTAGAACTCGCGCAGGCACGTCAAGGAATTGTCGACGGAATTTTTATCCTCCGTAATGTCAGCAAACTTTACCGGGCCTGCGTCACACCTCTCGTTCTGTTCCGCCTTGCTGTGAACTGTTTCACTGCGTTCTCCCCACTTCGATCGGTAGCGTCTTGCACCAAGATTGCCTCATACCGAAGTGATCGAAACTCGAAAAGGGAGAACACTCATGAAAAAACAACTGTGTTTTGCAGCTGTCATTCTTGGTACCAGCGGCCTGGCACTGGCCGACCGCACGCCCGTTTATTTATCCGGCGGCGGTGGTTTCGGTGCGCACGGTTTAACATCGGACTCTTCATTGGGCGAGGTCGAAACCGAAGCCAGCACCGGCTTGCTGCGCTCGCTGAAAGCCGGTTTCATGCTGAACGATCGCAACGCCCTGTACCTGCATGCGCGGTCTTCGAATTTCGACTATGAAACCGAAGATACCGGAACAGAATTTAAGGACGCTCGAGCCACCTTGGTTGGTCTGGGTTATACCCACTACACCAGCGCCACGGAGGGTTCGCCTTACTTTGAAGTCACCGCCGGGATGGCCGGATTCAATGTTGATGACAACGGCTTTGATATTGAATCGAAAGGGCGCGGGCTGTTAGTGGGTGCCGGTTATGAATTTAACCGTCATGTGCAGATGGGTGCGGTCTATACCTTGGCCGAAACCGAAGATGATGACGATGACGACACCACCTACACAACCAATTCGCTCGGCCTCAAAGTTGAGCTGAAACTTTAACGAAGTCCAACGCAACAATTGGGGCGTCGTATAACTCGACGCCCCAATATTATTGCTCAGTTAATTCCTGAATTTTCCGCACGCTTCGCCAGTTCCTCGCTGTCGCCGACACGCCCAGTTTCCGCTCCACTCGTTCCGCTAACTTCGAACGGCCAATGCCTTCGGGTGCGTACAAATAAAAGACGCTCTCGGTCAGCGTGAAGGCTTCGCTGTCTTTCGCCAATTCTTGAATTTCATCCAACTTGGCCTGTCTTGCTGGTTCGGCGAGGAAAAATAAATGCAGGCTTTTCGGGTCCGCTTCCGCCTGCGGGTAAGGGTTGGCATCGATAGCAGCGTTCAAGGCGGCTTCCGTTAGCAACATCACTTCGGGTTTGAATGCCTGCGTTTCGTGAACGGCCAGGCTGATCTGCTCGGCCAGTTTTACCGAATCGCGGCTGGCGTGCGTGAACACCGCGTTGCCGCTTTGGATGTAGGTTTGAATATTCTCGGCACCCAAACCGGCCAGCAATTCTTTCAGCGTCTTCATCGGCAGGCTGTTGTGACCACCGACGTTAATGCCGCGAAATAGCGCGATCCAGGTTTGCATATCGACTCCTTATAGCCACGCCTTACAGCCAGCCTAAATACCGTTCACCACACTGCCCGGTAAATGCCGGCCTTCACCGTCGGCAACGACCGCACAATTCACCACCATATCGGTAGCAGTGATGCTCACCCAGCCGTTGGCTTCGGCGTCGAACAAGGCCGATTCCGACGTCAGTTCGCGGCGCGCTGCCTCATCAATCCAGCGCACCTCATAGATTTGCCAGATCGGACTGTACGGCCGGTTCACGCTGGTGGCGCCAATCGGATCGGGCGCGGAGGGCAAGATGGTGGGCTGGTCGCCCTCGGGAAAACCGTAGATGCGCTCGATCACAGTTTTCAGTTCCGGCGGTTTAGGTCGCGGTGGCAGCGCATCGCTCAGGCGCGGCGCGAAGTTGGCGTTCTTGCCAGTGGCCGCCGCCACCGGCGAGGCATCGGTGGTGATGTAGTACACCCGCTGGTCGTTAAACCAACCGGGAATCAACGGCATGGTGATGCTGGGGCCGGCGACTGAATTCGAACTCAGGCTGGCACAACCCGACAGCAAGACACTGAATAAGGCAATTCCGATCCAAGGTTTCAACACGGTTCCCACTCCCTAGTCCAATGGTCAAGTCAGTATAGGGAGTGGTCGCGCGGGGGAAAGTTCTATCGACGGGCGAGTTGTTTTGCGATGCCCGCAGCCAGCCGGGCGTTGTTGAACACCAGTTGGATGTTGCTCGCTAAGCTGTCGCCGCCGGTCAGCTCGGCGACACGCGCCAACAGGAAAGGCGTGGACGCCTTGCCGCTGATGCCTTGTTCATCGGCTTCGCGCAATGCCTGTTCGATGGCGGCGTCGATGGCGGCTTTATCCATAGCGAATTCGGCCGGAATCGGGTTGGCGATCACCACACCGCCGTTCAGACCCAGTGCCCATTTGGCGGCCAGGAAGTCGGCAATTTCGGCGTCGCTGTCGAGGCGGTAATCGACCGTCTCGTCACTGTCGCGGGTGTAAAACGCCGGCAGCGTTTCGGTCTGATAACCCAACACCGGCACGCCCTGGGTTTCCAGATATTCACGCGTCAGCGCCAAATCCAGAATCGATTTGGCACCGGCGCAGATAACGGCAACCGAGGTATGTGCGAGTTCCTGCAAGTCAGCAGAAATGTCGAAACTTTGCTGCGCGCCGCGATGCACACCGCCAATGCCGCCGGTGGCAAAAACGCGAATGCCAGCCAGATCAGCAATGATCATCGTCGCCGCAACGGTGGTGGCGCCGTGCTGGCGACGGGCAATGACGTACGGCAAATCGCGCCGTGAGCATTTGGCGACATCCTGACCGGCTTTTGCCAGCACCTGAATTTCGGCGTCCGACAGACCGGCTTTCAGACGGCCATCGAGAATGGCGATGGTGGCCGGCACCGCACCGGCGTCACGAATGATTTGCTCCACTTGCCGGGCGGTTTCGTAGTTCTGCGGCCACGGCATGCCGTGTGAAATGATGGTGCTTTCCAGCGCGACAACCGGGCGGCCTTCGGCCAGAGCGGCGGCGACTTCGGGGCTGATATCGAGATAAGAATTCATCGGTTTGCGATCCATTGTTGAACGGTGGTTTCAGTCAAATCAGGGTGGTTGGCGCCATCGGTTTCCAGCGTGAGACCCGCACAGGCCAAGCCAAAAGCGGCCTGCTCAGCCAGCGAATCGCCACGCAAGGCCGCGTGCAGAATACCGGCAAAAAGCGCATCGCCGGCGCCGGTATCGCTGTGAATATCGACGCGGAACGGTGCCCGCTGGTGTTGTTCGCCAGCGCGCGACAAACGCACGCCATCGCGGCCCAGGCTCAGTACAACCAGCTCGACACCGGCGCTGTGCAAGCGTTCGATTAACTCGCTGTCGTCCAGACCATCAACATCCAAGATAGCCGTCGCCTCCTGACGGTTCACTTTCAGCGCGCTGAGTTTCGCCAGCAACGGCCGCAAGCGCGGCGCTTTGGTGGCAGACACGGCATCGGCATAGAGCTGGCCGCGCAGCGGTAAGGTGGCGACCCACGCCAGCGTGTCGGCCGGCAAATTGGCTTCGACCAGCAACGAATCAGCCGCGACCAATCGCGATTGCAATGGCGCCAGCCGTTCCGGCGTCAACGCATCGCTGATGCCCATATCGGCAATGGCGCCGATCAACTGGCCGTTGGCGTCGTTCACGGCGAGGTAAGTGCTGGTCGGCAAGTCCGGATCGCGCAGCAAACCATCGACGGCAATACCGGCCAGACGAATGCGCTCGCTCAGCCAATCGCCATTCGGGTCGCGACCGAGCAAGGTAATCAAAGCGATGTTCTGACCCAGCCGCGCCAGGTTTTCGGCGATGTTACGGCCAACGCCGCCGGCACTCTGGCGCAGCGTACCGGGGTTTGAATCGGCTGCCCGAAAGGCGGCACTCGACTGGCCGGTCAAATCGACATTGGCGCCACCGAGCACGACAAAGCGCTTATCGTCCGGCAGCAAATAACCCTTGCCCAGAATGCGACCCTGACGAGTCAGCCGCATGATGTGCCCGGCCACCGATTCACGGCTGATGCCCAACTGAGCCGCCAACTGTTGCTGGCTGGCGAGCGGGTTTTGGCGGATGGCGTCGAGCAGTTGTGATTCGATGGAAGGCGGCATTTAACAAATGTTTTTAAGCTTAACGTTTGTTAATTCTGCGCGCTGAGCGCAAATCTGACAAGACCGGATTTAACAAAAACCAGCCGAGCACGATTTAAAGAGAAGTAAGGACTTACAGATGGTGCGGACGGAGAGACTCGAACTCTCACACCTTACGGCACCAGAACCTAAATCTGGCGTGTCTACCAATTCCACCACGTCCGCATGGGGTTGGGCGGGCGATACTAATGATTTATAGGGTTTGGGGCAACTGCTAGGTTATTGTGGCTGACTGCCAATACCGAAACACTATCACCTTGTTTCAAGCTGACTGTTTAGGCACCACCCGTCTTTAGATAGACAATACTTTGGGGTTACGATCGCCTGTCCATACTAACCAAGAACGTTTATATAAACTGAAGTAAACACAACGAATATTGTTAGGAAAGACTTAGCTATGGGTCTTAGGCAATTATGAATCAGTACAATGTAATATGGGTAAGAGCTAAACGGTATTTCAAACAATGGATACGAGATGCGATTTCTCAAACAACGGCTCCATTATGGGATAACAATGCCAGGCTTAATTACGTTGGATTTCTTGTAGCCATATTTTTGCTTT
This window harbors:
- a CDS encoding carbohydrate kinase yields the protein MPPSIESQLLDAIRQNPLASQQQLAAQLGISRESVAGHIMRLTRQGRILGKGYLLPDDKRFVVLGGANVDLTGQSSAAFRAADSNPGTLRQSAGGVGRNIAENLARLGQNIALITLLGRDPNGDWLSERIRLAGIAVDGLLRDPDLPTSTYLAVNDANGQLIGAIADMGISDALTPERLAPLQSRLVAADSLLVEANLPADTLAWVATLPLRGQLYADAVSATKAPRLRPLLAKLSALKVNRQEATAILDVDGLDDSELIERLHSAGVELVVLSLGRDGVRLSRAGEQHQRAPFRVDIHSDTGAGDALFAGILHAALRGDSLAEQAAFGLACAGLTLETDGANHPDLTETTVQQWIANR
- a CDS encoding cupin; amino-acid sequence: MAQVTQTLDTTALRLRSNATVEALPLNDDFWPRLAQGALGDFHHEFLVTQHSFSGRWAQSEMHPNGDEIICLLAGSATFVLEHPDGAEHLALDRLGALVVVPQGIWHHAYSEAGCTLLFITAGEGTQHRPAPE
- a CDS encoding anthranilate synthase component II — protein: MKVLIIDNYDSFTYNLYQFIGEILLAAQRKNQVDSFDVIVKRNDEISLAEVRDLNPDRIIISPGPGSPDDERYFGVCAQVITELGPTIPLLGVCLGMQGIVHCFGGKVVLAPLPMHGKISPITHGGDSVFAGVPDQLEVMRYHSLIAEAATLPDCLMVTAAVGDLTADQFHDREAFSSAGDFELMGVRHRDYPIHGIQFHPESFATEGGKEMLANFVLPA
- a CDS encoding putative quinol monooxygenase; the encoded protein is MYFGLYGKLVAKPGEADRVIEILNRNLDALSEVGCLLYVINQQADALETIWVTEVWLSSEHHEASLQLPEVRAAINEAMPLLTGEFDQVRLSTMGGLGLVV
- a CDS encoding pseudouridine-5'-phosphate glycosidase, which translates into the protein MNSYLDISPEVAAALAEGRPVVALESTIISHGMPWPQNYETARQVEQIIRDAGAVPATIAILDGRLKAGLSDAEIQVLAKAGQDVAKCSRRDLPYVIARRQHGATTVAATMIIADLAGIRVFATGGIGGVHRGAQQSFDISADLQELAHTSVAVICAGAKSILDLALTREYLETQGVPVLGYQTETLPAFYTRDSDETVDYRLDSDAEIADFLAAKWALGLNGGVVIANPIPAEFAMDKAAIDAAIEQALREADEQGISGKASTPFLLARVAELTGGDSLASNIQLVFNNARLAAGIAKQLARR
- a CDS encoding DUF7482 domain-containing protein — translated: MLKPWIGIALFSVLLSGCASLSSNSVAGPSITMPLIPGWFNDQRVYYITTDASPVAAATGKNANFAPRLSDALPPRPKPPELKTVIERIYGFPEGDQPTILPSAPDPIGATSVNRPYSPIWQIYEVRWIDEAARRELTSESALFDAEANGWVSITATDMVVNCAVVADGEGRHLPGSVVNGI
- a CDS encoding dienelactone hydrolase family protein, producing the protein MSTHAPARTTTTDRPIPQEAFDWYDEYAHGLIDRRTFMNRLMTLTAAGFALSTLTAALMPNYAEAEQVSFNDPDILASYVTYPSPQGYGEARGYLVVPTGLADTGPVVLVVHENRGLNPYIEDVARRLAKSGFVALAPDALYPVGGYPGNDDEGRALQSSLDAAKMEADFIAGARFLKQHERSSGKLGAVGFCYGGYVVNMLAAAIPDELNAGVPFYGTPAAAAIRDQVKSPLLLQFAALDDRVNATWPDYESTLKKNRVPYTAHIYANTNHGFHNDSTGRYDEEAAELAWERTLAFFNRHLG
- a CDS encoding DUF1697 domain-containing protein; this translates as MQTWIALFRGINVGGHNSLPMKTLKELLAGLGAENIQTYIQSGNAVFTHASRDSVKLAEQISLAVHETQAFKPEVMLLTEAALNAAIDANPYPQAEADPKSLHLFFLAEPARQAKLDEIQELAKDSEAFTLTESVFYLYAPEGIGRSKLAERVERKLGVSATARNWRSVRKIQELTEQ
- a CDS encoding anthranilate synthase component I family protein, with protein sequence MPNRPQPFELPRKPQYIKLAADCDFFELFKKIEKRFDTCFMLESLGEDSHISRYSIIGFDPEHILYANGRTLSIEDRNGQRTDYDSDNPYQLLRDIMPQNIISRRYAGGLTGYLGYDAMQYFEPTLTLKHNDDFDTFRFGLYKDGLILDKMTGEVIYFHYGDSRVEFLQNLIDADYEGNGPLSIELEGDTMSQAEHAAAVAKVKNDIINGKIFQCEVGFKKRLKLKGDTINIYQQLREVNPSPQMYYVKFGEQKLIGASPELLFRLRQGEMETFPLAGTTKRGNNEQEDTQYARALLNDPKEIAEHNMIVDLHRNDIGRVARFGTVKVRSLMDIKRFSHVQHISSEIVGIIDDDEDMFSALASNFPAGTLTGAPKIEAMKIIDGLETDGRGPYGGGVGHFSFNGDCTFAIPIRTVFANGERAYVQTCGGNVYDSNAEDEYEEIRRKFAGTKLALDPFITGAEK
- a CDS encoding Trp family transcriptional regulator, with the protein product MSTSSDLPDYKAELLDYLLAINDAQTLDAALESLLTPAEYVEITKRLQIFKMLRAGIPQRKIAETLGVGIATVSRGARALHDDH
- a CDS encoding GtrA family protein; amino-acid sequence: MLKRLRHSTHHAVTFTRYALVASAISVIDAGGLYALHEGLGLNVFVSRFCSYLAAITTGYFLNRRFTFHNHQRVHRLRVELARYYGVHSTGGLINYGIFSLTLLVGHHLHLPPSWDYWLPLFGVWLGGVAGMCFNYTLSHKLIFRRQPH
- a CDS encoding outer membrane beta-barrel protein, translated to MKKQLCFAAVILGTSGLALADRTPVYLSGGGGFGAHGLTSDSSLGEVETEASTGLLRSLKAGFMLNDRNALYLHARSSNFDYETEDTGTEFKDARATLVGLGYTHYTSATEGSPYFEVTAGMAGFNVDDNGFDIESKGRGLLVGAGYEFNRHVQMGAVYTLAETEDDDDDDTTYTTNSLGLKVELKL